In a single window of the Bradyrhizobium sp. ORS 285 genome:
- a CDS encoding tripartite tricarboxylate transporter permease: MDLFANLAHGFGVALSPINLLMCLIGALVGTLVGVLPGIGTIATVAMLLPITFGLQPVGALIMLAGIYYGAQYGGSTTSILVNIPGEATSVVTALDGFQMAKQGRAGPALAIAAIGSFFAGCVATVLIAILGAPLTKLALAFGPAEYFSLMVLGLIFAVVLAKGSVLKAIAMIVLGLLLSMVGSDIETGVSRMAFNIPELADGLGFATVAMGVFGFAEIIRNLDAGAEMDRDLVQKKITGLMPTRKDLSDSTPAILRGTVLGSILGILPGGGAVIASFAAYTLEKKLARDPSRFGRGAIEGVAAPESANNAAAQTSFIPLLTLGIPPNAVMALMVGAMTIHGIVPGPQVMQKQPDLVWGMIASMWIGNLMLIIINLPLVGIWVRLLRVPYRLMFPSIVIFCAIGIYSVNNAPVDVILAGAFGLVGYWLIKHDFEPAPLLLGMVLGPLMEENLRRALLISRGDWSVFLTRPLSAVLLAIAAGLLVLAVLPTLRRKRDEVFVESEG; the protein is encoded by the coding sequence ATGGATCTGTTTGCAAATCTCGCTCACGGCTTTGGCGTCGCGCTGTCGCCGATCAATCTCCTGATGTGCCTGATCGGCGCGCTGGTCGGCACCCTTGTCGGCGTCCTGCCGGGCATCGGCACCATCGCCACCGTGGCGATGCTGCTGCCGATCACCTTCGGCCTGCAGCCGGTCGGCGCGCTGATCATGCTGGCCGGCATCTACTACGGCGCCCAGTATGGTGGCTCGACCACGTCGATCCTGGTCAACATCCCCGGCGAGGCGACATCCGTCGTCACCGCGCTCGACGGCTTCCAGATGGCCAAGCAGGGCCGTGCCGGCCCGGCGCTGGCGATCGCCGCCATCGGCTCGTTCTTCGCCGGCTGCGTCGCCACCGTGCTGATCGCGATCCTCGGCGCGCCGCTGACCAAGCTGGCGCTGGCGTTCGGCCCGGCCGAATATTTCTCGTTGATGGTGCTCGGCCTGATCTTCGCGGTCGTGCTGGCGAAGGGCTCGGTGCTGAAGGCGATCGCGATGATCGTGCTCGGCCTGCTGCTGTCGATGGTCGGCTCTGATATCGAGACTGGCGTGTCGCGGATGGCGTTCAACATTCCCGAACTCGCCGACGGACTCGGCTTCGCCACCGTCGCGATGGGTGTGTTCGGCTTCGCCGAGATCATCCGCAATCTCGATGCCGGCGCGGAGATGGACCGCGACCTCGTGCAGAAGAAGATCACCGGCCTGATGCCGACGCGGAAGGATCTCAGCGATTCCACGCCGGCGATCCTGCGCGGCACCGTGCTCGGCTCGATCCTCGGTATCCTGCCGGGCGGCGGCGCCGTCATCGCGTCGTTCGCGGCCTATACGCTGGAGAAGAAGCTCGCGCGCGATCCGTCCCGGTTCGGCCGGGGCGCGATCGAGGGCGTGGCGGCGCCGGAGAGCGCCAACAACGCGGCCGCCCAGACCTCCTTCATTCCGCTGCTCACGCTCGGCATCCCGCCGAATGCGGTCATGGCGCTGATGGTCGGCGCCATGACCATCCACGGCATCGTACCGGGCCCGCAGGTGATGCAGAAGCAGCCCGATCTGGTCTGGGGCATGATCGCCTCGATGTGGATCGGCAATCTCATGCTGATCATCATCAACCTGCCGCTGGTCGGCATCTGGGTGCGGCTGCTCCGCGTGCCCTACCGGCTGATGTTCCCGTCGATCGTGATCTTCTGTGCGATCGGCATCTACTCGGTCAACAATGCGCCTGTCGACGTCATCCTGGCCGGCGCGTTCGGTCTCGTCGGCTATTGGCTGATCAAGCACGATTTCGAGCCGGCGCCGCTGCTGCTCGGCATGGTGCTGGGGCCGCTGATGGAAGAGAACCTGCGCCGGGCGCTGCTGATCTCGCGTGGGGACTGGTCGGTGTTCCTGACGCGGCCGCTGTCGGCCGTGCTGCTCGCGATCGCCGCGGGGCTGCTCGTGCTGGCGGTCCTACCGACGCTGCGCCGCAAGCGCGACGAGGTGTTCGTCGAGAGCGAGGGGTGA
- a CDS encoding tripartite tricarboxylate transporter substrate binding protein BugD → MSWCSRARSFRWLAAVAGIVGLGVSTTQATAQNYPTRSITMIVPFAAGGPTDVIARIVTAHMAQTLGQSIVIENVVGAGGTTATTRAARAANDGYTLIIGHMGTHAAAVPLYPKLAYHPERDFEPVALLAGTPILILARKDLAPKDTKEFVDYIKANSEKVNAAHAGVGSVSHVSCELLNSILDVKPVGVPFNGTGPAMNALVAGQVDYMCDQIVNAVPQINAGTIKAYAIATPERNPALPNVPTTTEAGLPKFQAQAWNAIFAPKGTPPEIVAKLNAAAGKALEDEGVRKRLLELGSVIPAPADRTPEALGALVKGEVAKWSAVLKPAS, encoded by the coding sequence ATGAGCTGGTGCAGTCGTGCACGTTCGTTTCGTTGGCTGGCGGCCGTCGCCGGCATCGTTGGGCTCGGTGTGTCGACGACACAAGCCACGGCACAGAACTATCCGACGCGCAGCATCACGATGATCGTCCCGTTCGCCGCCGGCGGTCCGACCGACGTCATCGCGCGCATCGTCACCGCGCACATGGCACAGACCCTAGGGCAAAGTATCGTCATCGAGAACGTCGTCGGCGCCGGCGGCACCACCGCCACGACGCGCGCGGCCCGCGCCGCCAATGACGGCTACACGCTGATCATCGGCCACATGGGCACCCATGCCGCCGCGGTGCCGCTCTATCCCAAGCTCGCCTATCATCCGGAGCGGGATTTCGAGCCGGTCGCGCTGCTCGCGGGCACGCCGATCCTGATCCTGGCGCGCAAGGATCTTGCGCCGAAGGATACCAAGGAGTTCGTCGACTACATCAAGGCCAACAGCGAGAAGGTCAACGCCGCCCATGCCGGCGTCGGCTCTGTCTCGCATGTCTCGTGCGAACTCCTGAACTCGATCCTCGACGTCAAGCCGGTCGGCGTGCCGTTCAACGGCACTGGCCCCGCGATGAACGCGCTGGTCGCCGGCCAGGTCGACTACATGTGCGACCAGATCGTCAACGCGGTGCCGCAGATCAATGCCGGCACCATCAAGGCCTATGCGATCGCGACGCCCGAGCGCAATCCGGCGCTGCCGAACGTCCCGACCACCACGGAGGCGGGCTTGCCGAAGTTCCAGGCCCAGGCCTGGAACGCGATCTTTGCGCCGAAGGGCACGCCGCCTGAGATCGTCGCCAAGCTCAACGCCGCCGCCGGCAAGGCTCTCGAGGACGAAGGCGTCCGCAAGCGCCTTCTCGAGCTCGGCAGCGTCATCCCAGCGCCGGCAGACCGGACGCCGGAGGCTCTCGGGGCGCTGGTGAAGGGTGAAGTCGCCAAATGGAGCGCTGTGCTGAAGCCGGCGAGCTAG
- a CDS encoding thymidylate synthase produces the protein MHQYHDLLERILSDGAEKHDRTGTGTYSVFGHQMRFNLAAGFPMVTTKRLPLKAIVHELLWFLKGDTNIKYLHDHGVTIWDEWADANGDLGPVYGYQWRSWPTPDGGHIDQISDVVEMIKRNPDSRRLIVTAWNPADVEKMALPPCHCLFQFYVANGKLSCQLYQRSADVFLGVPFNIASYALLTMMVAQVTGLKLGDFVHSFGDVHLYSNHVEQARLQLTREPRPLPTMTLNPDVKDIFAFRYEDFALAGYDPHPHIKAEVAV, from the coding sequence ATGCACCAGTATCACGACCTGCTCGAACGCATCCTGTCCGACGGCGCGGAGAAGCACGACCGTACCGGCACCGGCACCTATTCCGTGTTCGGCCACCAGATGCGCTTCAACCTCGCCGCCGGCTTCCCCATGGTCACCACCAAGCGGCTGCCGCTGAAGGCGATCGTGCATGAGCTGTTGTGGTTCCTGAAGGGCGACACCAACATCAAATATCTGCACGACCACGGCGTCACCATCTGGGACGAGTGGGCCGACGCCAATGGCGATCTCGGACCGGTCTATGGCTATCAGTGGCGCTCCTGGCCGACGCCGGACGGCGGCCACATCGACCAGATCAGCGACGTCGTCGAGATGATCAAGCGCAATCCGGACTCGCGCCGGCTGATCGTCACGGCATGGAATCCGGCCGACGTCGAGAAGATGGCGCTGCCGCCGTGCCATTGCCTGTTCCAGTTCTACGTGGCGAACGGCAAGCTGTCGTGCCAGCTCTATCAGCGCTCGGCGGACGTCTTCCTCGGCGTGCCCTTCAACATCGCCTCCTATGCGCTGTTGACGATGATGGTCGCGCAGGTCACTGGCCTGAAGCTCGGCGACTTCGTGCACTCGTTCGGCGACGTGCATCTCTATTCGAATCACGTCGAGCAGGCCCGTCTGCAGCTGACCCGCGAGCCCCGGCCGCTGCCGACCATGACGCTCAATCCCGACGTGAAGGACATCTTCGCCTTCCGCTACGAGGATTTCGCACTCGCCGGCTACGATCCGCATCCGCACATCAAGGCCGAGGTCGCGGTCTGA
- a CDS encoding GNAT family N-acetyltransferase has protein sequence MPLSIRPARPDDIGTVLALIRELADYEKLAHEVVATEADIAGALFCEHPKLFCDLAEWNGAVAGFAVWFVNFSTFAGKPGVYLEDLFVRPVFRRNGIGQALLGHLARTCVERDYARLQWSVLDWNAPSITFYKSLGAELMDGWTLCKVTGPALAQLAEKAP, from the coding sequence ATGCCTCTGTCGATCCGTCCTGCCAGGCCTGATGACATCGGCACCGTTCTGGCGCTGATCCGCGAGCTCGCCGACTACGAGAAGCTCGCGCATGAGGTCGTGGCCACCGAGGCCGACATCGCCGGGGCGCTGTTCTGCGAGCATCCGAAGCTATTCTGCGATCTCGCGGAATGGAACGGTGCCGTCGCGGGCTTTGCGGTTTGGTTCGTCAACTTCTCGACCTTCGCCGGCAAACCCGGCGTCTATCTCGAGGACCTGTTCGTGCGGCCGGTGTTCCGCCGCAACGGCATCGGCCAGGCGCTGCTCGGCCATCTCGCGCGGACCTGCGTGGAGCGCGACTACGCGCGGCTGCAATGGTCGGTGCTCGACTGGAATGCGCCGTCGATCACGTTCTACAAATCGCTCGGCGCCGAACTGATGGACGGCTGGACGCTGTGCAAGGTCACGGGCCCCGCGCTGGCGCAGCTTGCGGAGAAGGCGCCGTGA
- a CDS encoding dihydrofolate reductase gives MIEIVFVVAMAENRVIGADGAIPWRQKSDMRRFKAMTMARPIVMGRKTFMSFPRQPLPGRTNIVITRDTAFRAEGAIVTHGVDEALSIARGDALRRSAAEIAIVGGAEIYAATMPVADRLEITEVHARPAGDTLFPAIDLAQWAEVARERHASGPDDQAEFSYVTYRRRR, from the coding sequence GTGATCGAGATCGTGTTCGTCGTCGCCATGGCCGAGAACCGCGTCATCGGCGCTGATGGCGCGATCCCGTGGCGGCAGAAGAGCGACATGCGGCGCTTCAAGGCGATGACGATGGCGCGGCCGATCGTGATGGGCCGCAAGACCTTCATGTCGTTTCCGCGCCAGCCGTTGCCGGGCCGGACCAACATCGTGATCACCCGCGATACCGCGTTCCGCGCTGAGGGAGCGATCGTGACCCACGGGGTGGACGAGGCTCTCAGCATCGCGCGCGGTGATGCACTGCGGCGTTCAGCCGCGGAGATTGCGATCGTCGGCGGCGCCGAGATCTACGCGGCCACCATGCCGGTTGCCGACCGGCTCGAGATCACCGAGGTCCACGCGCGTCCCGCGGGGGACACGCTGTTTCCGGCGATCGATCTCGCCCAATGGGCCGAGGTGGCGCGTGAGCGTCACGCTTCGGGGCCGGACGACCAGGCCGAATTCTCCTATGTGACCTATCGCCGGAGACGCTGA
- the hflK gene encoding FtsH protease activity modulator HflK, with product MAWKNQGGGPWGPGPKGPWGSGPQPVGPRPPDLEDLLRRGQDRLQQFVPGGGFGTAGVLLVVLGAIIIWLASGIYRVQSEELGVVLRFGKYVRDEQPGLRYHLPYPIETVLLPKALRVNSISIGITANDDPGRRSRGGRDVPEESLMLTGDENIVDVDVTVLWRIKPKGAADFLFNIQNPEGTVKAVAESAMREVIGRSNIQPILTGARTVIEQNVQELMQKTLDNYGSGIQITQVQMQKVDPPSQVIEAFRDVQAARADLERLQNEAQTYANKVVPDARGRAAQILQVAEGYKEQAIAEAKGQSARFLKVYDEYKKAPDVTRERIYLETMERVLGGSEKLVLDSGASGGPVPLLPLGDLAPRRQAPAAAQGGVR from the coding sequence ATGGCGTGGAAGAATCAGGGCGGAGGCCCGTGGGGCCCGGGTCCGAAGGGGCCCTGGGGCTCGGGACCGCAACCGGTCGGTCCAAGGCCGCCCGACCTTGAAGATCTTCTGCGGCGCGGTCAGGACCGGCTGCAGCAATTCGTGCCGGGCGGCGGCTTCGGCACCGCCGGCGTCCTCCTGGTCGTACTCGGCGCCATCATCATCTGGCTCGCCTCCGGCATCTACCGCGTGCAGTCCGAGGAGCTCGGCGTCGTCCTGCGCTTCGGCAAGTATGTCCGCGATGAGCAGCCGGGCCTGCGCTATCATTTGCCTTACCCGATCGAGACCGTGCTGCTGCCGAAGGCGCTGCGCGTCAACTCGATCTCCATCGGCATCACCGCCAATGACGATCCCGGCCGGCGTAGCCGCGGCGGTCGCGACGTACCCGAGGAGAGCCTGATGCTGACCGGCGACGAGAACATCGTCGACGTCGACGTCACCGTGCTCTGGCGCATCAAGCCGAAGGGCGCCGCCGACTTCCTGTTCAACATCCAGAACCCCGAAGGCACCGTGAAGGCGGTGGCCGAGAGCGCAATGCGCGAGGTGATCGGCCGTTCGAACATCCAGCCGATCCTGACCGGCGCCCGCACCGTGATCGAGCAGAACGTGCAGGAGCTGATGCAGAAGACGCTCGATAATTACGGCTCGGGCATCCAGATCACGCAGGTGCAGATGCAGAAGGTCGATCCGCCGTCGCAGGTGATCGAGGCCTTCCGCGACGTCCAGGCGGCCCGCGCCGACCTCGAGCGTCTGCAGAACGAAGCCCAGACCTACGCCAACAAGGTCGTGCCTGACGCGCGCGGCCGCGCCGCGCAGATCCTGCAGGTCGCCGAAGGCTACAAGGAGCAGGCGATCGCCGAGGCCAAGGGCCAGAGCGCGCGCTTCCTGAAGGTCTATGACGAGTACAAGAAGGCGCCCGACGTGACCCGCGAACGCATCTATCTCGAGACCATGGAGCGCGTGCTCGGTGGCTCCGAGAAGCTCGTGCTCGACAGCGGCGCCTCCGGCGGCCCCGTTCCGCTGCTGCCGCTCGGCGATCTTGCGCCGCGCCGCCAGGCGCCGGCCGCTGCACAGGGAGGCGTCCGATGA
- the hflC gene encoding protease modulator HflC has product MRSPVAGIVALVAVLVIVVVGYSSLFTVSQTEQALVVRFGKPVDVVTQPGLNFKAPFIDNVISIDKRILDLENPSQEVIAFDQKRLVVDAFARYKIKNALQFYQSVGSIQTANVQLGTLLNAALRRVLGEVTFTQVVRDEREALMRKIRDQLDKEADAYGIQVVDVRIRRADLPEANSQAVYKRMMTERQREAEEFRALGGQKAQEIRSKADREATVIVAEANSQAEQTRGAGDAERNRLFAEAYGKDRDFFAFYRSMTAYENGLKSGDTRFLLRPDSEFFRYFANPSGKAGTETPSSTASTAAANATAAAAQAPKP; this is encoded by the coding sequence ATGAGGTCCCCCGTCGCAGGTATCGTCGCCCTCGTCGCCGTGCTCGTCATCGTCGTTGTCGGCTACAGCTCGCTGTTCACCGTGAGCCAGACCGAGCAGGCGCTGGTGGTGCGTTTCGGCAAGCCGGTCGACGTCGTCACCCAGCCCGGCCTGAACTTCAAGGCACCGTTCATCGACAACGTGATCTCGATCGACAAGCGCATCCTCGACCTCGAGAACCCCTCGCAGGAGGTGATCGCGTTCGACCAGAAGCGGCTCGTGGTCGACGCCTTCGCGCGCTACAAGATCAAGAACGCGCTGCAGTTCTACCAGAGCGTCGGCTCGATCCAGACCGCCAACGTCCAACTCGGCACCTTGCTGAACGCCGCGCTGCGCCGCGTGCTCGGCGAGGTCACCTTCACGCAAGTCGTTCGCGACGAGCGCGAGGCCTTGATGCGCAAGATCCGCGATCAGCTCGACAAGGAGGCCGACGCCTACGGCATCCAGGTGGTCGACGTCCGCATCCGTCGCGCCGACCTGCCGGAGGCCAACAGCCAGGCCGTGTACAAGCGCATGATGACCGAGCGGCAACGCGAGGCCGAGGAGTTCCGGGCGCTCGGCGGCCAGAAGGCACAGGAGATCCGGTCCAAGGCCGATCGCGAAGCCACCGTGATCGTCGCCGAGGCCAACTCGCAGGCCGAGCAGACCCGCGGCGCCGGTGACGCCGAGCGCAACCGGCTGTTCGCCGAGGCCTATGGCAAGGATCGCGACTTCTTCGCCTTCTATCGCTCAATGACGGCGTATGAGAACGGCCTGAAGTCCGGCGACACCCGCTTCCTGCTGCGGCCGGATTCGGAGTTCTTCCGCTACTTCGCCAACCCCTCGGGGAAGGCGGGTACGGAGACGCCGTCGTCGACAGCCAGCACCGCGGCAGCCAACGCCACGGCGGCTGCGGCGCAGGCTCCCAAGCCGTGA
- a CDS encoding DUF2065 domain-containing protein, producing the protein MRSIAFSDFLIGLGILFVLEGLMFAASPDWMRRAMKTAMATPDNVLRAVGIGSAVAGLVLIWVIRRPI; encoded by the coding sequence ATGAGGTCCATTGCGTTTTCCGATTTCCTCATCGGATTAGGTATCCTGTTCGTGCTCGAAGGCCTGATGTTTGCGGCCAGCCCGGACTGGATGCGCCGGGCGATGAAGACCGCCATGGCCACGCCCGACAATGTGCTGCGCGCCGTCGGCATCGGCTCGGCGGTGGCCGGCCTCGTCCTCATCTGGGTCATCCGGCGACCGATCTGA